In a single window of the Papaver somniferum cultivar HN1 chromosome 8, ASM357369v1, whole genome shotgun sequence genome:
- the LOC113301339 gene encoding diacylglycerol kinase 7-like, whose translation MASSAVNDESKTRITARSSLIDSIKGCGIKGVIIDKEELKQKILIPKYLRVAMCEAIQSKNSNIGSQKYDHDDDGENKVPEAPMVVFVNSKSGGRKGSALKQRLQELISQEQVFDLSVVKPPEFVRYGLACLESLASHGDHCAKETRDKLRIIVAGGDGTVGWVLGSLTELFRQSREPVPSTGIIPLGTGNDLSRSFNWGGSFPFAWKSAVKRTLNEAITARISRLDSWNVVVTMPAGDTVELPHCMSYTEDYTHDQDMEGLPEKTSCFEGVFYNYFSVGMDAQVAYGFHHLRNEKPYLAQGPIANKLIYSSYSCTQGWFCTPCVSTPNLRGLKNILRLYIKKMNCSEWEQVQIPSSVRSIVCLNLHNYGSGRNPWGKLKPKYLEKRGFVEAHADDGLLEIFGLKEGWHASFVMVELISAKHIAQAAAIRMEVRGGDWKKGYMQMDGEPWKQPMHEEYSTFVDIVRAPYQSRMITRE comes from the exons ATGGCATCATCCGCTGTGAATGATGAATCGAAAACAAGGATAACAGCGAGATCATCATTAATAGATTCGATAAAAGGATGTGGTATAAAAGGAGTTATAATCGATAAAGAAGaattaaaacaaaagatattaatacctaaatatcTTAGAGTTGCTATGTGTGAAGCTATTCAATCCAAAAATTCTAATATTGGGTCTCAGAAAtatgatcatgatgatgatggtgaaaaTAAAGTCCCCGAAGCTCCTATGGTTGTTTTTGTTAATTCTAAAAGTGGTGGTAGAAAAGGTTCTGCTCTTAAACAAAGACTTCAGGAATTAATCAGTCAAGAACAG GTTTTTGATCTCTCGGTTGTTAAGCCTCCTGAATTTGTTCGTTACGGATTAGCTTGCCTAGAGAGCTTAGCTAGTCATGGTGACCACTGTGCAAAGGAGACTCGTGATAAGTTGAGGATCATA GTTGCAGGAGGCGATGGGACAGTGGGTTGGGTACTTGGGAGTCTTACAGAACTTTTTAGACAGAGCAGGGAGCCAGTTCCTTCCACAGGAATAATTCCTCTCGGTACGGGCAATGACCTTTCAAGGAGTTTTAATTGG GGTGGTTCGTTTCCTTTTGCATGGAAGTCAGCTGTCAAGCGAACTCTAAATGAAGCTATTACAGCTCGCATCAGCCGTCTTGATAG TTGGAATGTCGTGGTAACTATGCCAGCAGGGGATACTGTAGAACTTCCTCATTGTATGAGCTACACGGAAGATTATACTCATGATCAG GATATGGAGGGGTTGCCCGAAAAAACGTCTTGTTTCGAGGGTGTGTTTTATAATTACTTCAGTGTAG GAATGGATGCCCAAGTTGCttatggattccaccatttgcGTAATGAGAAACCTTACTTGGCGCAAGGTCCAATAGCAAATAAG TTAATCTACTCCTCGTATAGTTGCACCCAGGGGTGGTTCTGCACCCCCTGTGTGAGTACCCCAAATTTAAG GGGACTTAAAAACATCTTAAGGCTGTATATTAAAAAGATGAATTGCTCAGAGTGGGAGCAGGTCCAAATTCCTTCAAG TGTTAGGTCCATTGTTTGTTTGAATCTTCATAACTATGGAAGTGGAAGGAATCCTTGGGGTAAGCTGAAACCCAAGTATCTTGAAAAG AGAGGGTTTGTTGAGGCCCATGCTGATGATGGACTCCTAGAAATTTTTGGTCTAAAGGAAGGTTGGCATGCATCTTTCGTCATGGTTGAACTAATCTCAGCAAAGCACATTGCGCAG GCAGCAGCTATTAGAATGGAGGTTAGAGGTGGAGATTGGAAGAAAGGTTATATGCAGATGGATGGGGAACCATGGAAGCAGCCTATGCACGAAGAATATTCAACCTTTGTGGATATTGTTAGAGCTCCATATCAATCAAGGATGATAACACGCGAGTGA